CGGAGTTGGGGCTGGGCCTTTTGCTTTTCCAGTATTGTGGCATCCACGCGAAACTTATGCGCCTTTAGTACCTCGAAGACGCGATCCCGGATCTCCTGTTGATCATCAGAGGCTCGAAACGGTCCTGAGTGCGTTTTGCCCTCCCACGCCAAGTCAAACCGCAACTGCTGCAGGTCTGCCCGTGCTTGCTGGTCATCAAAAAAAGTAGCTGTAGCTAGGCCGAAGTAGCGAGTCGCTCCGACGCCCAAGCTAAAGTCGAAGTTGCCAAACTCGTCGGCAAAGACACATATTCGAGTCATGATGCTCCACGTAGCCACCAGCGCCACGCTCTACAGTAGTCATAACCCCCACATTGGCCCACACGATGCGGTAGAGGGGGAGAGGGGCAGGAGGTCTCGTGCTAGGAGTTCGTGGAACTCTGGGCAACTGTCAGCAAGCCCTTCAGTTGGTCAATGCTAAGCCAGTTGTCCGCCTGCCGATGAACCATCCGATGACAATTCGCACAAAGAGGTACCAAGTCTTGCAGGGGGTCGACAAACTGTTCACCGGTGGACAACGGCTTGACATGGTGCACTTCAATGAATCCCTTGGCGTGTGCTGGCGTATAGACCTCATCAAAGAAGAAACCACATGCAGCACACTTGTTGCCATGATACAAAAGTGCGGCTGCCCGATTGCTGGGGCTCCGCTCACGGACTTTGTGCAGGCGGTAAGCCACTGTCCCCTCAACAGCTCCCGTGAAGTCCGGGGCTGCTTCCGCCACTTCACCCAGAGCTTCCCCCTCTAGGTCAACCAAGTCTCCCATCATCCCTAGCACAAACGCGCAATTGGTGCACTTATGCCTGCCAGGGCCGCCTTGGTTCTCAGGCAGGGTCGCGAGGATTGGCGTTGGGGCAACACTGCCATAGGTGCACGCCTCAGTCTCACCTGCGGCGGCAACGTAATTGACCCCCATGGCGTAAGCGCATACGACACAGCGGTGTCTGCCTGTGCCGCCCTGCGAAT
This sequence is a window from Chloroflexota bacterium. Protein-coding genes within it:
- a CDS encoding HNH endonuclease — translated: MPDDLIVALHDSQGGTGRHRCVVCAYAMGVNYVAAAGETEACTYGSVAPTPILATLPENQGGPGRHKCTNCAFVLGMMGDLVDLEGEALGEVAEAAPDFTGAVEGTVAYRLHKVRERSPSNRAAALLYHGNKCAACGFFFDEVYTPAHAKGFIEVHHVKPLSTGEQFVDPLQDLVPLCANCHRMVHRQADNWLSIDQLKGLLTVAQSSTNS